One Peromyscus leucopus breed LL Stock chromosome 14, UCI_PerLeu_2.1, whole genome shotgun sequence genomic window carries:
- the Foxa1 gene encoding hepatocyte nuclear factor 3-alpha → MLGTVKMEGHESSDWNSYYADTQEAYSSVPVSNMNSGLGSMNSMNTYMTMNTMTTSGNMTPASFNMSYANPGLGAGLSPGAVAGMPGGSAGTMNSMTAGVTAMGAALSPGGMGSMGAQPAASMNGLGPYAAAMNPCMSPMAYAPSNLGRSRAGGGGDAKTFKRSYPHAKPPYSYISLITMAIQQAPSKMLTLSEIYQWIMDLFPYYRQNQQRWQNSIRHSLSFNDCFVKVARSPDKPGKGSYWTLHPDSGNMFENGCYLRRQKRFKCEKQPGAGGGSGGAGSKGGPESRKDPSGGPGNPAESPLHRGVHGKASQLEGAPAPGPAASPQTLDHSGATATGGASELKSPASSSAPPISSGPGALASVPPSHPAHGLAPHESQLHLKGDPHYSFNHPFSINNLMSSSEQQHKLDFKAYEQALQYSTYGAALPASLPLGSASVATRSPIEPSALEPAYYQGVYSRPVLNTS, encoded by the exons ATGTTAGGGACTGTGAAGATGGAAGGGCATGAGAGCAGCGACTGGAACAGCTACTACGCGGACACGCAGGAG GCCTACTCCTCTGTCCCGGTCAGCAACATGAACTCCGGCCTGGGCTCCATGAACTCCATGAACACTTACATGACcatgaacaccatgaccacgagCGGCAACATGACACCGGCTTCCTTCAACATGTCCTACGCCAACCCGGGCCTCGGGGCCGGCCTGAGTCCCGGGGCTGTGGCCGGTATGCCCGGGGGCTCTGCAGGAACCATGAACAGCATGACGGCAGGCGTCACGGCCATGGGCGCAGCGCTGAGCCCGGGAGGCATGGGCTCCATGGGCGCGCAGCCCGCCGCCTCTATGAACGGCCTGGGCCCCTACGCGGCCGCCATGAACCCGTGCATGAGCCCCATGGCGTACGCGCCGTCCAACCTGGGCCGCAGCCGCGCGGGGGGCGGCGGCGACGCCAAGACGTTCAAGCGCAGCTACCCGCACGCCAAGCCGCCCTACTCCTACATCTCGCTCATCACCATGGCCATCCAGCAGGCGCCCAGCAAGATGCTCACGCTGAGCGAGATCTACCAGTGGATCATGGACCTCTTCCCCTACTACCGTCAAAACCAGCAGCGCTGGCAGAACTCCATCCGCCACTCGCTGTCTTTCAACGACTGTTTCGTCAAGGTGGCGCGGTCCCCGGACAAGCCCGGCAAGGGCTCCTACTGGACGCTGCACCCGGACTCCGGCAACATGTTCGAGAACGGTTGCTACCTGCGCCGTCAAAAGCGCTTCAAGTGTGAGAAGCAGCCCGGGGCCGGAGGCGGGAGCGGGGGCGCCGGCTCCAAGGGTGGCCCCGAAAGCCGCAAGGACCCCTCCGGCGGCCCAGGGAACCCCGCCGAGTCGCCCCTTCACCGGGGTGTGCACGGGAAGGCTAGCCAGCTAGAGGGCGCGCCGGCCCCCGGGCCCGCCGCCAGCCCCCAGACTCTGGACCACAGCGGGGCCACGGCGACAGGGGGCGCTTCGGAGTTGAAGTCTCCAGCCTCTTCCTCGGCGCCCCCCATAAGCTCCGGGCCAGGGGCGCTGGCATCGGTACCCCCCTCTCACCCGGCGCACGGCCTGGCGCCCCACGAATCGCAGCTGCACCTGAAAGGGGACCCCCACTACTCTTTTAACCACCCGTTCTCCATCAACAACCTCATGTCCTCCTCCGAGCAACAGCATAAGCTGGACTTCAAGGCCTACGAGCAGGCACTGCAGTACTCTACCTACGGTGCCGCCTTGCCCGCCAGCCTGCCCCTGGGCAGCGCCTCGGTGGCCACCAGGAGCCCCATCGAGCCCTCAGCCCTGGAGCCGGCCTACTACCAAGGTGTGTATTCCAGACCCGTGCTAAATACTTCCTAG